One window from the genome of Dyadobacter sp. CECT 9275 encodes:
- a CDS encoding acyltransferase family protein: MKNSAMIPERLLELDALRGLAAFGVMLFHFTFNKKTINPSLEFRYGVSGVDLFFMISGFVIFMSITKIKNRSEFIISRFSRLYPTFWACIIITSSFIFVFENENFNLPQIFFNLSMFPAFFSVEDLDPSYWTLVVELTFYAWIFAVYMIRKTGEIETIGLITLVIILLFHQGRHFYPELYRFVQLKIQLINHFPLFLSGILFYQLKFKGDTFTRYLFLLFCFLSACYLHDKGGRTMYIIGFGPHCSLMLFYHFIFILFINKKLKFLSQPSLLFLGNISYSLYLLHQYVGKIIMDLALLYFSPNIYLAIAIAIIFCILIAHLVTRFFERPAVTFIRSLNNKYQPANPAAAY, translated from the coding sequence ATGAAGAATTCTGCTATGATTCCGGAAAGATTACTTGAACTGGATGCACTGCGTGGGTTGGCTGCTTTTGGTGTTATGCTCTTTCACTTCACCTTTAACAAAAAAACGATTAATCCGTCACTGGAATTCCGGTACGGTGTAAGCGGAGTTGACCTCTTCTTTATGATCAGTGGTTTCGTTATTTTTATGTCTATCACCAAAATAAAAAACCGTAGTGAATTTATCATTTCCCGTTTTTCAAGGCTCTATCCTACCTTTTGGGCCTGTATCATTATCACTTCCTCCTTCATATTCGTTTTTGAAAATGAAAACTTCAACCTGCCACAAATATTCTTTAATTTGAGCATGTTTCCTGCCTTCTTCTCGGTTGAAGACCTGGACCCCTCCTATTGGACACTGGTTGTTGAGCTTACCTTTTATGCCTGGATATTTGCCGTATATATGATCCGAAAAACGGGTGAGATCGAAACAATTGGCCTGATCACGCTGGTCATTATCCTTCTATTTCACCAGGGGAGGCATTTTTATCCGGAACTTTACCGGTTCGTTCAACTGAAAATCCAGTTGATTAATCACTTTCCTCTTTTTTTATCCGGAATCCTATTTTATCAGTTGAAATTTAAAGGGGACACCTTTACACGTTACCTGTTTCTGCTATTCTGTTTTTTATCAGCATGTTATCTTCATGATAAAGGGGGGAGGACCATGTATATTATAGGATTTGGCCCGCACTGCTCATTAATGCTCTTCTATCATTTCATCTTTATTCTGTTTATTAACAAAAAACTCAAATTCCTCAGCCAGCCGTCTTTACTTTTTCTTGGAAATATATCGTATAGCCTCTATCTGCTGCATCAGTATGTGGGTAAAATAATCATGGATCTGGCTCTTCTCTATTTCTCCCCGAACATATATCTGGCGATTGCCATCGCCATTATATTCTGTATATTAATTGCCCATTTGGTAACACGTTTTTTTGAGAGGCCTGCTGTCACATTTATCAGATCTCTCAACAACAAATACCAACCTGCAAATCCGGCAGCGGCGTACTGA
- a CDS encoding RNA polymerase sigma factor: MPEYNSAVLQELLDGCLKRNRRSQELLYKQFYGYAMSICMRYCKNKEEAKEILNDGFLKVFTKIESFDVSRSFKTWLGRVMINTALDHYRQEVRHDIFVEYEAAEQVTVDETIISKLSHEELVHFIQQLTPSYRIVFSLYVIDGFAHEEIAERLGISVGASKSNLSRAREKLREMLSRLNIDNYDRVTR; the protein is encoded by the coding sequence ATGCCCGAGTATAACTCCGCCGTTCTTCAAGAACTACTCGACGGCTGTTTGAAAAGAAACCGCCGAAGTCAGGAGCTGCTGTATAAGCAGTTTTATGGGTACGCCATGAGCATATGCATGAGATATTGTAAGAACAAGGAAGAGGCAAAGGAGATTCTCAATGACGGTTTTCTCAAAGTGTTTACCAAAATAGAAAGTTTTGACGTATCCCGGTCTTTTAAGACGTGGCTGGGAAGGGTCATGATTAATACAGCCCTCGATCATTACCGGCAGGAAGTTAGGCATGACATATTTGTGGAGTATGAAGCGGCCGAGCAGGTTACCGTTGATGAGACGATTATCAGTAAACTATCCCATGAAGAACTTGTGCACTTCATACAGCAGCTCACGCCCTCTTACCGGATCGTTTTTAGTTTGTATGTTATCGATGGTTTTGCACATGAAGAAATTGCAGAGCGTTTAGGTATTTCGGTGGGCGCGTCCAAGTCCAACTTGTCGCGGGCCAGGGAAAAATTGCGAGAAATGTTATCCAGATTAAATATTGACAATTATGATAGAGTTACCAGATGA
- a CDS encoding porin family protein yields the protein MIELPDDELDKLFRKSSEELDPTYDPQDWGKMEQLLNQEDGRTPMFAWMKKWWLALLAGLLFLGGSIGYYAWQRNTGGISAETQPEQVNLAKKENKENKAPGTAVKTADEGTPEVADIKIQPKEKATETTVTAYQDKKSPASPETKFSKILPRNGSKAGGVFLEPNRSGNRRGSGALLTNSTVKNNSRNQKSAGLYSPEPVLRPNTEQSPVREFNSVVSSVSETDTPAATGLISRAGIPGKEQQIPGEEIGRAAIPLLAAKPLAFRELMLPTVKVPSGEELPAVISVVKPPSPRFAVRFGYSPDLSSVKFMNGLKAGSAVALLGEYSFLPNLYLQTGAIRSVKKYVAGEGDYAWPSDWKQSVLPDNVDGSCRIIEVPFNFRYDISSTDRRRWFATTGVSSYHMQNEKYKYNYKKHVPGIKWYNWEGKTGWYWLSHLNASVGYEYRLSEKLSVLAEPYATVPLKKVGYGKVNLFTTGMWISVRYVPSFKNK from the coding sequence ATGATAGAGTTACCAGATGACGAACTGGATAAGCTCTTCAGAAAGTCATCCGAAGAGCTTGATCCTACCTATGATCCCCAGGATTGGGGTAAAATGGAACAACTCCTGAATCAGGAGGATGGAAGAACTCCCATGTTTGCATGGATGAAAAAGTGGTGGCTGGCACTGTTAGCTGGTTTGTTGTTTTTGGGTGGAAGCATCGGCTACTATGCCTGGCAAAGGAATACGGGAGGTATTTCGGCTGAAACGCAGCCGGAGCAGGTGAATCTTGCCAAAAAAGAAAATAAAGAAAACAAGGCACCTGGTACTGCTGTAAAGACAGCAGATGAAGGAACGCCAGAAGTTGCGGACATTAAAATACAGCCCAAAGAAAAAGCAACAGAAACGACCGTAACTGCGTATCAGGATAAAAAAAGCCCGGCATCACCTGAAACTAAGTTTTCAAAAATATTGCCCCGGAATGGATCTAAGGCAGGCGGAGTGTTCTTAGAGCCGAACCGCTCAGGAAATCGGAGAGGATCCGGGGCACTTTTAACGAATTCAACCGTAAAGAATAATAGCAGAAACCAAAAGAGTGCAGGTCTGTACAGCCCTGAACCGGTGTTACGTCCAAACACGGAGCAGTCGCCCGTCAGGGAATTTAATTCTGTGGTTTCATCCGTTTCTGAAACGGATACACCCGCTGCCACCGGTTTGATCAGCCGGGCGGGGATACCTGGGAAGGAGCAGCAAATACCTGGCGAAGAGATAGGGAGGGCCGCGATTCCGCTGCTTGCCGCCAAACCTTTGGCATTCAGGGAGCTAATGCTTCCGACAGTAAAAGTACCATCCGGTGAAGAGCTCCCTGCGGTCATTTCTGTGGTGAAACCGCCTTCGCCCAGGTTTGCGGTCAGGTTTGGATATTCGCCGGACCTCAGCTCTGTAAAGTTTATGAATGGGCTGAAAGCAGGAAGTGCTGTGGCACTGTTGGGAGAGTACTCCTTTTTACCGAATCTCTATCTGCAGACCGGGGCAATCAGAAGTGTCAAAAAATATGTGGCCGGAGAAGGCGATTATGCATGGCCTTCTGATTGGAAACAATCAGTTCTTCCGGATAATGTTGATGGTTCCTGCAGAATTATCGAGGTGCCTTTCAACTTTAGGTATGATATCAGTTCAACCGATCGGCGGCGATGGTTTGCCACAACGGGAGTATCCTCTTATCACATGCAAAACGAAAAATATAAATATAATTATAAAAAACACGTTCCAGGAATCAAATGGTATAACTGGGAAGGTAAAACGGGCTGGTATTGGTTGAGCCATCTGAATGCCTCCGTTGGATATGAATACCGGTTGTCCGAAAAATTATCGGTTTTGGCAGAACCTTATGCCACAGTTCCGCTGAAAAAGGTGGGTTATGGCAAGGTAAATCTGTTTACCACCGGTATGTGGATTTCTGTAAGATACGTGCCTTCGTTCAAAAATAAATAA
- a CDS encoding QcrA and Rieske domain-containing protein: protein MENTSRETMKRGEFLRSLGLSTSTLMAFYCMGTTLTSCGSSSDDPDPAPGTGSGTGLTGTTTGSAVNFTVDLTNSTYAKLKTAGEYKIIGDVLVAFTSGSAYVALAKACTHQQTELQYRSTTNDLFCSNHQSVFKITGAVDKGPSTGDTITALKVYKITLSADGNTLTVTA from the coding sequence ATGGAAAACACATCAAGAGAAACAATGAAAAGAGGCGAATTCCTTCGCAGCCTCGGCCTGAGCACTTCCACTTTAATGGCATTTTATTGCATGGGCACAACACTTACCTCGTGCGGATCAAGCAGCGATGATCCGGATCCGGCTCCCGGAACCGGGTCGGGAACGGGCCTCACGGGTACTACTACCGGAAGTGCCGTTAATTTTACCGTTGATCTTACCAATTCAACCTATGCCAAACTGAAAACGGCGGGTGAATACAAAATAATCGGAGATGTTTTAGTGGCGTTCACCTCCGGAAGTGCATACGTGGCGCTGGCAAAGGCCTGTACCCATCAGCAAACCGAGCTTCAGTATCGTAGCACTACCAATGATCTGTTCTGCAGTAATCATCAGTCGGTATTTAAAATTACAGGTGCTGTTGACAAGGGACCTAGTACCGGAGATACGATCACAGCTTTGAAAGTATATAAAATTACACTTTCTGCCGATGGCAACACACTAACCGTCACTGCCTGA
- a CDS encoding DUF5777 family beta-barrel protein — protein sequence MRKNSALLFLFSLLSVPAWAQDDLLNQLQQLDSAKTFPVTATFKSTRIVNGHSIETMKKNHLDFRISHRFGTLNSGAYQFFGLDQATMRMGLEYGITDRFMIGVGRSTSQKAYDFMAKFKLLQQTSGARSIPVSVSLFGSTAIYTVNKELEFQDKVSYVAQALVARKFGERFSLQLSPTWLYRNQVLVDDDEKLLLAVGIGGRFKLSKRVSLNGEYFYTAREKNTVTAPYHDSMSFGVDIETGGHVFQLHFTNSLGMIERQFIGETAGSWGKGDIHYGFNISRTFSFDKKSRVGSK from the coding sequence ATGCGTAAAAACTCCGCTTTGCTATTTCTTTTCAGTCTGTTATCTGTGCCGGCTTGGGCACAGGACGACTTGTTGAACCAATTGCAGCAATTGGATAGCGCCAAAACGTTCCCTGTAACAGCCACTTTCAAATCGACACGTATCGTAAACGGTCATTCGATTGAAACCATGAAAAAAAATCATCTGGACTTTCGGATTTCGCACCGTTTCGGAACGCTCAACTCCGGTGCATATCAGTTTTTCGGGCTGGATCAGGCCACTATGCGTATGGGGCTGGAATATGGCATCACCGACAGGTTTATGATTGGTGTGGGCCGGAGTACTTCCCAGAAGGCCTACGATTTTATGGCGAAGTTTAAGCTTCTGCAACAGACTTCCGGGGCTCGCAGTATACCTGTATCCGTCAGCCTTTTTGGAAGCACAGCAATCTATACGGTCAATAAGGAACTGGAATTTCAGGATAAGGTTTCCTATGTTGCCCAGGCACTGGTGGCCCGCAAATTCGGAGAAAGATTTTCTTTACAACTCTCACCCACATGGTTGTACAGGAACCAGGTTTTGGTCGACGATGACGAAAAATTGCTGCTTGCGGTAGGTATTGGCGGCAGGTTTAAGCTCAGCAAAAGGGTGTCACTTAATGGAGAATATTTTTACACGGCCCGGGAGAAAAACACTGTTACGGCACCCTACCACGACTCCATGTCGTTCGGTGTGGATATTGAAACGGGCGGGCACGTGTTTCAGCTGCATTTTACCAATTCCCTGGGTATGATAGAAAGGCAGTTTATCGGGGAAACTGCGGGGAGCTGGGGTAAAGGAGATATCCATTACGGATTCAATATCTCGCGTACATTCAGTTTTGACAAGAAATCTCGGGTCGGTTCCAAATAA
- a CDS encoding YceI family protein, with protein sequence MMKSISVLISLLLVCSCGKSFGQASSVLFATSSGETRFSSDTPLENILAVNKKTQVILNTVKNEIAVRMNIREFVFPNKLMQEHFNENYMDSDKFPVATFSGTLDSAPDFSKDGQYDISATGNFTLRGVTKKRTLKGLMKVTGGTISIASEFEVALEDHKIEVPQVVFVKIAQVIKVKANYTLVPYKK encoded by the coding sequence ATGATGAAATCAATTTCAGTCCTTATCTCCTTGCTGCTGGTATGTTCTTGCGGAAAGAGCTTTGGCCAGGCTTCCAGTGTCCTTTTTGCTACTTCTTCGGGAGAAACCCGCTTTTCATCGGATACTCCTCTTGAGAATATCCTGGCCGTAAACAAAAAAACGCAGGTGATCCTGAATACAGTTAAAAATGAAATTGCTGTAAGAATGAACATCAGGGAATTTGTTTTTCCGAACAAACTGATGCAAGAGCATTTTAACGAAAATTATATGGATTCGGATAAATTTCCTGTCGCAACGTTTAGTGGTACGTTAGACAGCGCACCGGATTTTTCCAAAGACGGGCAATATGATATCTCGGCGACGGGCAATTTTACCTTAAGGGGAGTTACCAAGAAACGTACGCTGAAAGGACTGATGAAGGTGACGGGTGGTACCATTTCTATCGCCTCTGAATTTGAAGTAGCACTGGAAGATCACAAAATTGAAGTACCACAGGTTGTATTCGTGAAAATTGCACAGGTCATTAAGGTGAAAGCCAATTACACGCTTGTGCCCTATAAAAAATAG